The genome window gattcttttaagacaatataatatacaaagaaaaagtagaaaaacagtacagttaaaaaaaaacaagaaataataacttctcttaCAGATATACCTACCTGATGTACCTTTAAACAActtatggagttaacaaatatataatactcacgttaagaaagatagaagcattgcttagattcaggagatattcttttctttgtttttcctttctttggatttttcgttgcaacttacgaccagtgttgttcccctttcggagcttatgttcGGCAGCGAGATTCAGTGCCGGGGAcagagccctggttgatcagacctagctttttggattcgcaacccaTCCGCTCTTGATCTGTTTCAGCCAACCatatataccctgtttcggtattttggtactccttCACTcacctgacaattgctgacgttagatttttgttgtctcattctgcccttacaaaaactttcgtctgctccatttggggtaatcagcacttttttgcatactgctgtctgagttacttacttccctaaaagcaggGTTATCATTGGTCAtctaatcaaattttgtttttatttttatctcctgtatctcacaatgctgcctttcctttacacttacaattaaactggtgatCATTTGACATATGCTaggtaggcctcaataccttcctttcacaacTGTGTTACATTAGATATTTTCCAGGCTGTTCTTCCCATGGCCATATTGACAGGATAGGCTGTCTCCAGTGATGGTGCTGACTCCACCCTGAAGCATCAGCAAAATCATCTCACGATtatggatattttaaaataaacagcaaAAAAGTTAAGCGTCTTTAAACCACATCATGTTGAGGAAGTTTTAATTTCACTTAATGCCCATGAGTTTGAAAAGTGTGGATTAAGGTTACAACTGTTAACCAATTTACTATTTTAACTCACGGCTGGCCACCCAGCCCACTGCCATTCCTGTGAGGTCCCACCATCTGTCCCTTGGCCACTCTACAGCCAGGACTTTTGCAGTCCAGTACAACTGGCTGCCAGTAGAATTCACTGACAAGGGCTGGTTAACTTTCTGTGAGTATTCAAGGCTCCTTTATACTTCCAAGCATTGTTAAGTATCCTTAATGTAAATGACAGTCAGACCCATAGTGTGCTTGTTGTGTGAGAGTATATTTGAGCCATAAAGACTCTGTCTCTACAGGTGAAAAGTGAAGATTCGGTGATGCTTAAACATATTGCTAAAGAATCATACGCCTGTAGTTTGGGGGACTGTgggggggtttttgtttttttttggtctgACTACCTTTCATGGGCATGGTGGTGGTAGTTGTTCACATTTGAAATGTGAATCTTTTTAGAGGTATTAAACATTGGTCATATAACACAAATTACTAAGTATCCTGTAAGAAAATGGCTGGGTGGAGGATATTGGCAATAACTGTAGAATTAAACAGTGTGTTGACAATATTGACAATAGTATTAGCAAAACATCTCAAGTAGATCTTCTTGAGCAATGATCTAGTAAGACTTGAAggggtttggttggttggtttgttttgctttgttaaaGTGTGTATTCTGTGTTAGTAGAAGTAAGTACGGGCAGTCCCCggcttacgcggatccgacttatgtcggatccgcacttacgaacggggctttctcgccccggaggtcgaggtggcggattgctacctgcgagctccggggcgaaagagccccgttcgtaagatgctccggtgcccctggtctgctggagacagtccccagcagaccacaggcaccgggactgaagctgcagccgcggcggggtcccgcgcctctgagactttgtcagagcaaagcctcagaggcgcggcacccctctgccgctgcggctctgcttccgtgtccctggtctgctgggggggccgcagctagtgtgcccccccccccagcagaccaggcttttgttttggaccctggggcagagcagatggggtgctgctgggttggtccagtagcactgaggagcggcgctactggagcaacccagcagcaccccagctgctctgccccaggcgtccccaagtcagcttctgctgaaactgaccagcgctgactacaggaagcccgaggcagagttgctctgccccgggcttcctggaatcagctgctgatcagtttcagcagcagctgacttggggacgcctggggttcttaagttgattctgtatgtaagtcagaactggcggtccgtttcagcagcggctgaatctggacgccagttccgacttacatacagattcaacttaagaacaaacctacagtccctatcttgtacgtaacccggggactgcctgtagatgggaAGTAAGTATAAACTGTAGAGAAATTAGCATTTATAAATGACTTTGTCAAGAATGGCTGTGTTTGTGTGTAGCCATTCTTAacaattttccttctttttttaaacttcagatGGGTACCTGCTGTATATTACAACACAGGCTCATCAGCTTTAAATAGACCAACGTGTGGGTAAGAAGCTTCAGACTCCTTCCCAAAATTTGGAAGAATAGAGGGAAGAAATGAATCTAGCAAACGACGATACAACATCCAGTGCCATATTTGACTGGGACTATGTTCTATGGGAAGTTCGTTTGACGTTACTAGCAGCTGGTTTTTTCATCTACCTGGGAATATTTCTTCTAGCTCACTGGCTGTCCTCATGGATCTGTGCCACTTACCGTGCTCTCTCAGCAAAGGAGAAGGTCTTCTGGAATATGACTATCACACGTGGCGTGTTTGGAATTCAGAGTTGGATAGCTGGGTTGTGGGCCTTGCTCATAGATCCAGTTTTTCAAGCTGATAAAGTGCATTCCCAGCAAAATTGGAGCTGGTTTAATTGCTTAATAGCCTCTGGCTTCTTTTTGCTTGAAAATGTGGCTGTTCTTTTGTTTGATATTGTTTTCAGGACATTTGATGTGTTCTTGGTAGTTCATCATTTATTTGCCCTTGCTGGCTCTTTTGGGCTGATAACAAATATAAAATCTGGGCACTATTTACCTCTGATGGGATTGCTACTTGAGATGAGTACTCCTTCAACCTGCATCTCCTGGGTATTTTTAAAGGTAAGAATTTACTAATAATCTTATTTTAAAGGAAATGACTATCCTAGTAATTAAAAGTGTTGTCCCttcacattaaggatgttaaatggcggttacgattagtcgataggactgctctgcagagctgcagtgggggtagctccaggagccagctcaagctgggactgagcaatcccagcttgtgctgcggttctgcattttaaatgtagtaccaGGCTCTTATTACCTTTAAAATGTAGAGGTGCCAGCCAAGAAtgctctgtcctggctcacactgagtcccgcagcccctgttcgcagcgGCCAGGGttggctgccatgaacaggggctgcttggtggcaacagcccctgtccacgtgGGAGTCCAGCTCCCCACTGATAGAAGCAGGCAGCACCCTGGACATGGTGCTggcgggaagctggcttttaaccTGGAtgcccctgcactggctcctctccctcttcctttgaccccctcccccccactgcctttgatagaggcagcaagggggtgg of Pelodiscus sinensis isolate JC-2024 chromosome 3, ASM4963464v1, whole genome shotgun sequence contains these proteins:
- the CLN8 gene encoding protein CLN8, whose amino-acid sequence is MNLANDDTTSSAIFDWDYVLWEVRLTLLAAGFFIYLGIFLLAHWLSSWICATYRALSAKEKVFWNMTITRGVFGIQSWIAGLWALLIDPVFQADKVHSQQNWSWFNCLIASGFFLLENVAVLLFDIVFRTFDVFLVVHHLFALAGSFGLITNIKSGHYLPLMGLLLEMSTPSTCISWVFLKIGWSNTLFWKANQWLMIHLFHCRMILTYHMWWVCISNWNDIVENMGLAYFTVFIMGLGSLTVILNPYWTYKKTQQLLNPVDWNFSNAAVKNGSFGKLNSETDQKKKT